The DNA sequence ATTATACATATGAAGATATTTTCAACCTCTGGAAAATacaaattgaaataataataggATACAAGTTTTTAACCCTGTCAGATTTGGCAAAAATTATAAATGGTAATATTCAGTGCTGGTGAAGATGAAGGGAAACAAACTCTCATACATGGCTTATGAGAGTGTAAATTACCACTATCTTTTAGAAAAGTAATCTGATGAttactattaaaatttaaaatatctgtaaCTTTGACCCAGTAATCTCACTTTGGGGAATATGGAAAGTAAAACATCAGTTTGCAAGGGAATAGATATGAAGGTATTggttgcagcattatttatgatatgAAAAAGTGGACCCAAGTTCAATGGCCATACCAGAAAATTGTGATGAGATTATGATTCAGTCCTAAAATGGAGTATTACTCAGTTATTAAAATGATGAGTTAGAGCTGCCTCTGTTGGCCCAGTGGATTGTTCACGAAATATCTTTAAGTGAGAAAAGCAAGTTGCAAAAGACTGTGTgtaatatacacatatacacagtaTGAAGGAATTTTtgtaaaaacagcaacaaaacaacGTTTTTTATGTTATAAGCATGGGGGAGAATGTTAACGTTTTTTTTTTTGCGTAGTTGAGAATGAACAGGAATTGGAAATAAAGTTATTAGTTCTCTCTTTATACTTCTTTGCAGTGATTCTTAGCATGAGCATATAGtctgaaaatataagaaaaatataatttatacagGAGAACCCCTCAAAGTTATTGTGAAGACTGAGGTAATATTAGATTAAACTCTTGGCATGGTGCTTGGTATATAGGAAGTAGCCATTAGCTACTTTCCGATTTTGTTCCTCCTTGCCCCAGCCATCTCTCTTCCCCATTCACTAAAAATCCTTTGACCAGAAGGGAAAGGCTTCTGCTTAGTGACGActaagaatgaagtgggagagtCCCCAGAGCTCAAGGCTCTGTATATGTTTCTGTGTTCTCTTGGGGTTATATTCAGAATTTTATGAATACATGAAGATTTCAGGGAATAAAGTGCTGTGACTTTCATTGCATTTTTAAAGAGGCCTGTGAGCCAAGAAAGGTTAACCGCTGTCTCTGTGTAGAACTGATACTGTGACTCTTATCCCCACAGCATTGACTTGGGCAAGGCAAAAGAGACCAACCATGTGGATCTGGGGCGCAAGGATGATGCCAAAGTTCACAAGATGTTCCTGGACCATACTGGTAAGAAGTAGCAGAGCTCTGAGGAGGGAGGCCAGTGGATAAGTCACTGCTCCAAGGAAGATGGGTGGGATCTAACAGTGGTGGGGGCCAGGAGAAGGCATCTACTAGAGTGCTCTGCTCTCCCACTCCAGGCTCTCACCTGCTGATTGCTCTGAGCAGCACCGAGGTCCTCTACGTGAACCGTAATGGACAGAAGGTACGGCCTCTAGCCCGCTGGAGGGGGCAGCTGGTAGAAAGTGTGGGTTGGAACAAGGCACTGGGCACCGAGAGCAGCACAGGCCCCATCCTGGTGGGCACTGCCCAAGGCCAGATCTTCGAAGCAGAGCTCTCGGCCAGCGAGGGAGGGCTTTTCGGCCCTGCCCCAGATCTCTACTTCCGTCCACTGTACATGCTAAATGAAGAGGGAGGTCCAGCGCCTGTGTGTTCCCTTGAAGCGGAGCGGGGCCCCGATGGGCGTGGCTTTGTTATTGCCACGACTCGGCAGCGCCTCTTTCAGTTCATAGGCCGAGCAGCAGAGGGGGCTGAGGCCCAGGGCTTCTCAGGGCTCTTTGCCGCCTACACTGACCATCCACCCCCATTCCGTGAGTTTCCCAGCAACCTGGGCTACAGCGAATTGGCCTTCTATACCCCCAAGTTGCGCTCTGCACCCCGGGCCTTTGCCTGGATGATGGGGGATGGTGTCTTATATGGAGCCGTGGATTGTGGCCGTCCTGACTCCCTGCTGAGCGAGGAGCGAGTCTGGGAGTACCCCGAGGGGGTCGGCCCTGGGGCTAGCCCACCCTTGGCCATCGTTCTAACCCAGTTCCACTTCCTGCTGCTGCTGGCGGACCGCGTGGAGGCGGTGTGCACGCTCACAGGGCAGGTGGTGCTGCGGGATCACTTCCTGGAGAAGTTTGGGCCGCTGAAACACATGGTGAAGGACTCCTCCACGGGCCAGCTCTGGGCCTACACCGAGCGGGCTATCTTTTGCTACCACGTGCAGCGGGAGGCCCGGGATGTCTGGCGCACCTACCTGGACATGAACCGCTTCGACCTGGCCAAAGAGTATTGTCGAGAGAGGCCTGACTGCCTGGACACAGTCCTGGCCCGGGAGGCTGATTTCTGCTTTCGCCAGCGCCAATACCTGGAGAGCGCCCGCTGTTACGCCCTCACCCAGAGCTACTTTGAGGAGATTGCCCTCAAGTTCTTAGAGGCCCGGCAGGAGGAGGCTCTGGCTGAGTTCCTCCAGCGAAAGCTGGCCAGTTTAAAGCCAACCGAGCGTACCCAGGCCACGCTGCTCACCACCTGGCTGACGGAGCTCTACCTTAGCCGACTCGGGGCTCTGCAGGGCGATCCAGAGGCCCTGAATCTCTACCGGGAAACCCGGGAACGCTTCCGTGCCTTTCTCAGCAGCCCCCGCCACAAAGAGTGGCTCTTTGCCAGCCGGGCCTCCATACACGAGCTGCTCGCCAGCCATGGGGACACCGAGCACATGGTGTACTTTGCTGTGATCATGCAGGACTACGAGCGGGTGGTAGCTTACCACTGCCAGCACGAGGCCTACGAGGAGGCCCTTGCTGTGCTTTCCCGCCACCGTGACCCTCAGCTCTTCTACAAGTTCTCGCCCATCCTCATCCGTCACATTCCCTGCCAGCTGGTGGACGCCTGGATTGAGCTGGGCAGCAGGCTAGATGCCCGGCAGCTCATCCCCGCCCTCGTGAACTATAGCCAGGGTGGCGAGGCTCAGCAGGTGAGCCAGGCCATCCGCTACATGGAATTCTGCGTGAACGTGCTGGGCGAGACAGAGCAGGCCATCCACAACTACCTGCTGTCGCTGTATGCCCGTGGCCAGCCAGCCTCGCTGCTGGCCTACCTCGAGCAAGCAGGGGCCAGCCCGCACCGGGTGCATTATGACCTCAAGTACGCACTGCGGCTCTGTGCAGAGCACGGCCGTCATCACGCTTGTGTCCACGTCTACAAGGTCCTGGAGCTATATGAGGAGGCTGTGGACCTGGCCTTACAGGTGAGCCCACAAATCTTGACCCCAACTAGGGGGGGCCTTTCAGATGCCCAAGGATTGCTGGGGTGGTGGCTAGAGGTAGGGACCTCTGGCTTCAGTTGCAGAGAGGTACTGTAGTgtagtggttaagagcacagactcTGAAGTcagggtttgaattctggctctgtcacttactgTGCTGTCTGACTTTGGGTTAGTTTCTGAACCTCTCTgtgctgtgcctcagtttattcAGCTGCAAAATGGGCATAATATTATAGTACTTTACCTCATAAGGTGGTTAAAGTTCTGTATAtaaaagcacttaaaacagtgcctggtacagatGTTTTAGCTATTGCATAATGGCCTCTATGAGCAAAGGGGGAAGGTGCTGAGCTCTAAATTAACATTTTTCACATGAATCGTCCACTTGCAGGATCACAggaagtacatttttaaatgcacattCCTGGGCCCAAACCCAGGACTTACTAAATAAGAGTATCTGAGGGTGGGGCCCCAAAtccatattttggatatattccccaggtgattcttaaCTTTTACATAGCTGTGCCAGGGCCCTAAGGCCCATTACTGAGACAGGTTCCTATTCTGGCTCCTGGCATCCCATCCTTGCTTACTGCCAGAAAAGCTTGGAGTCCAGCCTTAGAGGCCTCTTCTTAGGCCCAGACCATCTCTGGGCATCCGTCTCTCCCACAGTCTTATCCTGGGGCAAGGAGGGAGCTGGTCCTAATACCCACAGTCCCCTGCAGGTGGATGTGGACCTGGCCAAGCAGTGTGCAGACTTGCCTGAGGAGGATGAGGAGCTGCGCAAGAAGCTGTGGCTGAAGATTGCACGACACGTGGTACAGGAGGAGGAAGATGTTCAGACAGCCATGGCCTGCCTGGCCAGCTGCCCCCTGCTCAAGATTGAGGATGTGTTGCCCTTCTTTCCTGACTTCGTCACCATTGACCACTTCAAGGAGGCGATCTGCAGCTCACTTAAGGCCTACAACTACCACATCCAGGAACTGCAGCGGGAGATGGAAGAGGCCACAGCCAGTGCCCAGCGCATCCGGCGAGATCTGCAGGAGCTGCGGGGCCGCTATGGCACTGTGGAGCCCCAGGACAAATGCGCCACCTGTGACTTTCCCCTGCTTAACCGTCCTTTCTACCTCTTCCTTTGCGGTCACATGTTCCATGCCGACTGCCTACTGCAGGCTGTGCGACCTGGCCTGCCTGCCTATAAGCAGGCCCGGCTGGAGGAGCTACAGCGAAAGCTGGGGGCTGCTCCACCCCCTGCCAAAGGCTCTGCCCGGGCAAAGGAGGCTGAGGGAGGAGCTGTGGCCGGGGGACCCAGCCGGGAGCAGCTCAAAGCTGACTTAGATGAGCTGGTGGCTGCTGAATGCGTGTACTGTGGGGAGCTGATGATCCGCTCAATTGACCGGCCCTTCATCGATCCCCAGCGTTATGAGGAGGAGCACCTTAGTTGGCTGTAGGAGGGCACTGCCCTGATGggtaggcaggcaggcaggcaggggcaGCTCTTTGTCCCCTCTTGGGGAAGGCTGCAGCCTAGTCTATGCTCAGTCATCCTGAGACCATCGGGTGTGACCGTGTCGGTGAGTGGGATTTACAGCTTCTACCCACAAGGTGTCAGCTGAGCTCATTCTGCCAGCTTCTTGTGCTGTTCTTCAGACCTGCCTTAGAGCTACTGTACACCAGGCCATCGGCCTGCCCCTCAGCAGCCACCCTTAgcttggagaagccagaagtctgatCCTgttactgccctccccactccttCCGTGCATCAACCAgctcttttgttcttttcactCCCCACACACCTCCCCTCATTTTCTTGAACaagtttcttccttcttttcattcTGGCCTCTGGACCTCGAGCTCTTCTCCTGCAGAGGGAGCCCTTCCTGTGGTCTCTCCCTAGCTGCGGAGAAAGGTGTGCCGATGGTGGCTGTGCTCCTGGACTCTGTGTCTAGGGACAGGGTGAGGGATGCAGAGGACCTCAGGAGGACagtgggagggggcagggctgggaggagaACATTAAATGTCTGCACTGCACTGGTGGCTCTGGAGTGGATGGCTTTGTTgagcctgggctgagttgtgtgTGGCTGACCTCCAGGAGGGGTTGGGTGCCACAGGGAGGCTGCCAGGGCCTTACCCTCCAGCTTTGGGCCTCAGGCCAAAGACAGAATGGCCTTGACATATTCTTGCTCCcttgtcccaccccaccccactctacCTCACCCTACCCCACCCGACCCCACTctacctcaccccaccccactctaCCCCACCctactccaccccacccccactcactgCAGGGCTCTGTTGGGAATTACAGTTTCCATCCTAAGACACAGAGCCAGGATGAACTTCCCTCTGGCCGGCAGGTGGTGCTGCTCCCTACAGAATCGTCAGCAGTTAGAGCTACTGATTGCTCTAGTCAATTTTCCACTATTGCTTCCTCAGCCTGTTCCCTCCTTAGTTGAACTAAGAATTTTCTGGGAGTCTCCACTGCCTAGCCATGGTTCTAAGCTCCTCATTCTTCCACCCTCCATTGGCAGTTAagtatgctttgttttgcttGCCCCTTTCTTTGCTAGCCTGGGTTGCTGTCCAGTTGTGTCTGGCTTTGATTGGGCCCCTGCCACTCCCTGGCATTTAACCCTCATGCTGAGCCTAACGTGGGaattcccacccacccacccccaaattaattttttttttcaggtaaacCTAGcactttatttagaaaattaaaatttcctatGGCTCTAGGATTTACAATTCACTTTGGTAAACAGGTATtatgatttttgtataaatataaaaatcattcttaTTCATGTTTTATATACCTATCAAGTAAATATACATAAGGGGATGGGGCAGATGCATCCTAAAACATCCTAATACCTGTAAACTAGACATCAGTCAGGAAAGGAAACACCTCTTTCTTTAAGCTATAGACATCTTGAGTTTTAAACTTTCTGGGTtgttctaatatattttaaaacaaaatcagaTTACATTTCTTTAGTAGTGTCTGGAGACTAGGTCCAGGAAGGCCTGGAATGGGTCCTTCCCACGGCATCACCTCCACACCCTTTGCCCCATGGACTGGTGCACACCGCGTACTGCCCGGTGCTATGGGTGTggtctaccagctggcccagagAGAAGCAAAATAACAAGTGAGTGTTCCTGGAATAAGGCCAGGCGCAGACCCACCTCGCTGGTGGCTACAGGTTTCTCTCTCTTCCAGCCACATCCTCTCCCAAGACTTTATCTCCATTaaaatatctccattttatgCCATTCTGGGTAAATCTTACCCTGCCGAGTTCCCCAGCCAGTACAATAGCAGGGTCCCTTCGTGGCCACTGCCAGCTGTAGAGGGCCTGGAAGCAGTACATCTTTACTAAGCCTCAGACTTCTCATCTTCCCCCAGAAGCAAGACTGGGAGCAAATGTGAGGGAACAGAGTCCCATTGGGTAGAGGTCACCCTACTCTTCTGTTTACTCTCCACTATCCCAGGAAGGTTTAAAGAGCTCCTGCTCCCTTTTCTGCCTATGTTTGCTAAGGGTTCCCTCAAACTTAGGCATGCCCATGGCCCCTGTTCCTCATTGCCAGTGAGCATCGAGTCTGAGACCTTGATGTGCCGCAGGGGAGGTCGCTTGCTTACTCatataaaaaaccaaaaaaacaaaaaccgaGGGCTTCTGTCTGTGCACATACTGGCATAATGAGTACTTAATACATGTTAGTTAAACAAATAGGGCCCCCTTACGCCGTCCCAGAGGGTTTGAGTAAAGCAGCTTGGGACGCCACTACCCCTTCTGTCCTCTCCGAAGACGGCCCATCTGGTCCTAGGCTGCTTCCTCTTTCCTGGAAAAAAGGCCCCAGGCTTCCCTGGCACTGACAGAGTGGGGTTCCGGTGAGTCAGGGCAACGGGAAGCCACAGCTCTTAGATCTCTGGAAACCAAGCAAGGCCTGGAatagaggggagagagagaaggccatcagGGCTTTGGCCCGGAGCCTGCGGAAGGGCCAgagagagatgggggtggggaagcagTTGCTCAGGCTAGGAGCAAGATGAATGAGCTGCTCCTGGAGCCGTCACTGGAAATAGAAGGAGTGGCCACAGGCAGTGACGCTGGGACCAGGGTAGGAGGCCTGTAAACAAGGAAGCCACCTGGGGGAGATGTAGGGCGGCCACTGGTCCTGGAGAGCAGGTGCTTCCTGAGGCCCGCCCTTGAGAGGGCCCTGGGGGGCTGCCCTGCCCAGTCAGCAGCAGCCACCAGGGGGCGCTGTCAGCTGGGTTCCAGAACCCACCCAATCATTGCCAAGGTTCCTGGGGGCGTGGCCACCAGAGGGTGTGCCtaccctgggccctgggccctgcTTGTGCACCCTCCTGTCCCCCAGGCAGCTTGGCCAAGGGCACCAGCCTGGCAATGAGGGCACAGGACTTAGAACCTGGCCAGCCTGGGTGTGAGCTCATTGCCCCCGAGCATGCCAGCTTTCGCAGTTCCTGCCCCCACTTCCCCCCAAGTCTCAGGTTGCAGGCTAGGGACTGGCATCACCCCATTGGTTGGGAGGGGGCTCCGAGGCCATCAGGCTCCAGGCTGCCCTTGGCAGTGCACCCCTGGCGCCAGGGAAACAAAAGGTTAGGAGCCCTGAGGGAGTTATCTGGCCCCACCACCaccagggagaggggaggggtccAAGAGGGGGCACACCTCTTTTCCACTCCCCCAGCACTGCAGATTCTTCGAGACACTTTCAGAAGCGGAAATTCCCAGAGGTCAGAGGAGGGaaacagttaattccttttaTTCAATGGATTCCCCCCTACACGCCTCCCCCAGCTTCCTCCCTCCACTTCCCGCCCCCCCCTGTGTGAACAGGAAGTGGAGAGGAAAAGGCTCTGAGTAGAGCAGCTGGGAGCGGGAGGCAGGGAGTGGGCAGCAGGCTGGGTGCCAGCCCTGCCCCTCATGGTTACTTGCTGGAGGGCCAGACTGCCTGTGGCCTGGGAAAGAACCTGCAGCCCCATTGGCAAGTGGCAGATAAGCTGGGAAACAACCTGATGCCCGAGCCCCCACTCCTCCACCTGCTCCCAGGTCAGGCTGCTGGACTGAGGGTGCAAGGTGCCCTCtgcaaccccacccccactgccggGCTGGGCATCCCGGGGCTGGCAGGCATTTCTTCAGGCAGCCGCTAATTCTGGCACTGGCTCCAGCCACTCAGCCCCTCAGCCCTGCCAGTCCTTTGAAGCTCATGCAGGGCTTCCTGTTTGGGGCGGGCGATGccagggcccctcccccaccattgTTCTGTAGAGACCATAGGTCCATCTGTTACCTCATGGTGGGGCCCCTGGGCAGTGCCACATGGGATCAGCCCCACAAAGGGCCCTCCTGGCAGCTTTTCCTATGTGGGTGAGGCTGGGCCCTGTGACAGACTGAGTGGTGGTCAGAGGCAGCCCAGAGTGGGCAGTAAAAGAGGATGCTAGATAGGTCTAGTTGTTGGGCAGCTGGAACCCTCAGCTCTCTCCTCCACTTGGAGCACAAAGATGATGATATTCAGGGGTTCTCTGAATGCTGAAGCCCCCAGGGGAGGGACATCATTCTTATGCCCAGATTCCAAAAGGGGGAACTGAAGCAGAGGGGCAAATTTTGGTATAGGATGGCCAATAAAAGGAGTGCAAATCAAGGGTGTTAACTCCTGTTCTCTGCCCCATGACTGGCTGTTTTCTTCTTCCTGGTCAACTTTGTCTTTTCACCGCTTTCACCTTGAAGTAGACCTCTTGAGTTGAGAGCAGTAATGAATCGTACCAAGGTCATGAGTGGTTATGATGGCTCTGGATTGCTGGCCAGCACCTGAAGTGCACTGAGAACAAGCCCAGACAAGCCTGGCAGTAAAGGGAAGGGGGCTCTGGTCCAGTCCCCAGGAAGTGGGCTGCTGCTCCTGGTTCCCAGGCTGCTATGGTCAAAGGTCTGTTTGTGTTTCCCAGGTGCAGAGGCAGGTGCCGTATATCTCTAGCCCACTTCCCCTGATGTCACAACTCTGCCCTGGGACCTGTTTCCTTACTCGCTTCCCCACCGGACTAGAAGCCCAGGCATGGTCTGCCCCACACCCCTTATCAGATCCTCCAGGGTGTCTCTCTAGCCCAGGACCTCCCTTGTGGCTTTGAGATGATTAGAGCTGAGGAGACCCAAGATAGAGTTCTTAGAGTCTGTTTAACCCTTGttcaagaaaaaaacattcatGAATGTCCAAAACTTAAAATAGATATTCTAGGCTTCTCTGATGGGAGCTggggggaagggtggggaggCACCTGTTCACTGGGCCTGTCCTTTCCTTCTCTGCTCCAATCTCTGTAGAATGCCAGGGTACTCAGGAACCCAGTTTGAAAACCACCGAGCTGCCAACGTTACCTCCTGATTTTGCAGATGCTGAATCTAAGATGGGAATTGACTGGCTTATAGCTAGCATGTGGCTGATGTGAGACTTCATCCAGGATCCTGTCCCTTCTCCATGAGATTCATCGTCAATCGCATGAGCCAAGCACTCTCCCAGGCTCTTCTGTCATGCTCATTGTCTGTCTCCAGCCAAAGTGGGTTGAGCTGAGGGCCGGGG is a window from the Tamandua tetradactyla isolate mTamTet1 chromosome 14, mTamTet1.pri, whole genome shotgun sequence genome containing:
- the VPS18 gene encoding vacuolar protein sorting-associated protein 18 homolog — its product is MASILDEYEDSLSRSAVLQPGCPSVGIPHSGYVNAQLEKEVPIFTKQRLDFTPSERITSLVVSCSQLCVSLGKETLLRIDLGKAKETNHVDLGRKDDAKVHKMFLDHTGSHLLIALSSTEVLYVNRNGQKVRPLARWRGQLVESVGWNKALGTESSTGPILVGTAQGQIFEAELSASEGGLFGPAPDLYFRPLYMLNEEGGPAPVCSLEAERGPDGRGFVIATTRQRLFQFIGRAAEGAEAQGFSGLFAAYTDHPPPFREFPSNLGYSELAFYTPKLRSAPRAFAWMMGDGVLYGAVDCGRPDSLLSEERVWEYPEGVGPGASPPLAIVLTQFHFLLLLADRVEAVCTLTGQVVLRDHFLEKFGPLKHMVKDSSTGQLWAYTERAIFCYHVQREARDVWRTYLDMNRFDLAKEYCRERPDCLDTVLAREADFCFRQRQYLESARCYALTQSYFEEIALKFLEARQEEALAEFLQRKLASLKPTERTQATLLTTWLTELYLSRLGALQGDPEALNLYRETRERFRAFLSSPRHKEWLFASRASIHELLASHGDTEHMVYFAVIMQDYERVVAYHCQHEAYEEALAVLSRHRDPQLFYKFSPILIRHIPCQLVDAWIELGSRLDARQLIPALVNYSQGGEAQQVSQAIRYMEFCVNVLGETEQAIHNYLLSLYARGQPASLLAYLEQAGASPHRVHYDLKYALRLCAEHGRHHACVHVYKVLELYEEAVDLALQVDVDLAKQCADLPEEDEELRKKLWLKIARHVVQEEEDVQTAMACLASCPLLKIEDVLPFFPDFVTIDHFKEAICSSLKAYNYHIQELQREMEEATASAQRIRRDLQELRGRYGTVEPQDKCATCDFPLLNRPFYLFLCGHMFHADCLLQAVRPGLPAYKQARLEELQRKLGAAPPPAKGSARAKEAEGGAVAGGPSREQLKADLDELVAAECVYCGELMIRSIDRPFIDPQRYEEEHLSWL